The Nitrosomonas cryotolerans ATCC 49181 genome includes a window with the following:
- the rsmB gene encoding 16S rRNA (cytosine(967)-C(5))-methyltransferase RsmB, whose amino-acid sequence MIKTQRIAASVVEKVLAGASLTAVLQALWQLYPALSSQQRGAIQDLSYGVLRFYGQLDALLGLLLKKSLQDRKLYFLLLVSLYQLEYSKTPSHAVVDHAVSASRFLGGSKRIPGLVNAILRNFIRQHECLLQQVDGNDVGRYSHPQWWIDKLRTQYPHDFQAILAANNKRPPMTLRVNQRKISVADYQALLDKKEMKTQLLWCSALQLVQPVNVKELPGFSEGWVSVQDAGAQLAAPFLNIQDGMRVLDACAAPGGKSTHLLELGQVALTVLDNDATRLARVAQNLERSRVKAARLICGDAAYPAQWWDGKPFDRILADVPCSASGVVCRHPDIKWLRRERDLAQFVVTQQKILNALWLILARGGQLLYVTCSVFAEENQCQMEKFLCHHSNAQALSLSGMSIMNGQLLPNMYHDGFFYTLLHKT is encoded by the coding sequence ATGATTAAGACACAGCGTATTGCTGCGTCTGTTGTAGAGAAGGTATTGGCGGGTGCGAGCCTCACAGCCGTATTGCAGGCGTTATGGCAGCTATATCCGGCACTTTCAAGTCAGCAGAGAGGGGCTATTCAGGATTTAAGTTATGGTGTGCTGCGTTTTTACGGCCAACTCGATGCATTACTTGGATTATTATTAAAAAAAAGTTTGCAGGATAGAAAACTGTATTTTCTGTTATTGGTCAGTTTGTATCAATTGGAGTACAGTAAAACGCCCTCTCACGCTGTGGTGGATCATGCTGTTTCCGCTTCTCGTTTTCTGGGTGGTTCGAAAAGAATACCCGGTCTGGTCAATGCGATATTGCGTAACTTTATCCGGCAACATGAATGCCTGCTGCAACAAGTCGATGGCAACGACGTTGGGCGATATTCCCATCCACAATGGTGGATCGATAAGCTGCGCACACAATATCCTCACGATTTTCAAGCAATACTCGCAGCGAATAATAAGCGCCCACCTATGACCTTACGGGTTAACCAGCGCAAGATCAGCGTTGCGGATTATCAGGCATTACTTGACAAGAAGGAGATGAAGACGCAACTTTTATGGTGCAGTGCACTTCAATTGGTGCAACCTGTTAATGTGAAGGAATTGCCTGGATTCTCTGAAGGATGGGTATCCGTGCAAGATGCAGGCGCACAGTTGGCCGCGCCATTTTTGAATATACAGGATGGTATGCGCGTATTAGATGCTTGCGCTGCGCCTGGAGGTAAAAGTACGCACTTATTGGAGCTGGGTCAGGTGGCTTTGACTGTGCTGGATAATGATGCTACAAGACTTGCCCGGGTTGCGCAGAATCTTGAACGATCAAGGGTAAAAGCCGCGCGTTTGATTTGTGGCGATGCGGCGTATCCTGCTCAGTGGTGGGATGGTAAGCCATTTGATCGTATTCTGGCTGATGTTCCTTGCTCTGCTTCAGGAGTAGTTTGCCGCCATCCCGATATAAAATGGTTGCGCCGAGAGCGCGATCTGGCTCAGTTTGTCGTAACCCAGCAGAAAATTCTTAATGCTTTGTGGCTAATCCTTGCTAGAGGCGGCCAGTTACTTTATGTTACCTGTTCGGTATTTGCTGAAGAGAATCAGTGCCAAATGGAGAAATTCTTGTGTCACCATTCAAATGCTCAAGCATTATCACTTTCCGGAATGTCGATAATGAATGGGCAGTTATTACCGAATATGTATCATGATGGTTTTTTCTATACCTTGCTGCATAAAACCTGA
- a CDS encoding sigma-54-dependent transcriptional regulator has protein sequence MSNNTILIVDDEIGIRELLSEILHDEGYRVALAENAEQARIWRSQTRPDLVLLDIWMPDTDGITLLKDWASSGMLTMPVIMMSGHGTIDTAVEATRIGAFGYLEKPIPLQKLLSTVGKALRGSQSKRPSILSLASLGRGALIADLKKRLEQVANLKAPLLLTGEPGVGVELCARFMHRPNTPWIEPETLGLLTEAPLDLLEQARDGLLFLKDIGEINRLGQKGLLLLLSKLEKYNVRLVCATSLPLAELTAQGVYNVKLYEILSNLSISIPALRAHREDIPELANQILSRFVESGETSSLLQLSTAALNCLRNYDWPGNLTQLTGVVRSLALTCVGDEISAESVQQALAFPKSTSMPTMSDTPLNLSLREARDLFEKAYFEKLIDQESGNMTRVAERAGLERTHLYRKIKLLGIKLRGH, from the coding sequence ATGTCAAACAATACAATATTGATTGTTGATGATGAAATTGGTATACGCGAATTGTTATCGGAGATCCTGCATGATGAAGGTTATCGTGTTGCTTTAGCAGAGAATGCCGAACAGGCGCGTATCTGGCGCAGTCAAACGCGTCCTGATCTTGTGTTGTTAGATATCTGGATGCCTGATACAGATGGTATTACCTTGTTAAAGGATTGGGCGAGTAGTGGCATGCTCACTATGCCCGTGATCATGATGTCTGGGCACGGTACTATCGATACTGCAGTGGAAGCGACCCGTATTGGTGCCTTTGGTTATCTGGAGAAACCGATACCGTTACAGAAATTATTAAGTACGGTGGGAAAAGCCCTGAGAGGAAGCCAAAGTAAACGACCCTCTATTTTGTCGCTGGCTAGCCTAGGCAGAGGTGCGCTAATCGCTGACTTAAAGAAACGTCTGGAACAGGTTGCCAACTTGAAAGCACCGCTATTGCTCACAGGCGAGCCGGGCGTGGGTGTAGAGTTGTGCGCACGATTTATGCATCGACCGAATACCCCATGGATAGAACCAGAAACGCTTGGACTGTTGACTGAAGCACCATTAGATCTATTGGAGCAGGCGCGTGATGGTCTATTATTTCTTAAAGATATTGGCGAAATTAATAGATTAGGGCAAAAAGGATTATTATTATTGCTGAGTAAGCTTGAAAAATATAATGTGCGATTGGTTTGCGCGACTTCTTTACCGCTGGCTGAGCTAACAGCACAGGGTGTTTATAATGTAAAACTGTATGAAATCTTGAGTAATCTTAGTATTAGCATTCCTGCATTGAGAGCGCATAGAGAAGATATTCCGGAATTAGCCAATCAAATACTTTCACGTTTCGTGGAGTCAGGTGAAACATCTTCTTTGCTACAGTTGAGTACCGCTGCGCTTAATTGCTTACGGAATTATGATTGGCCGGGTAATCTCACCCAGCTTACAGGTGTGGTTCGTTCTTTGGCGCTAACTTGTGTCGGTGATGAGATTTCTGCCGAGTCGGTACAACAAGCACTGGCATTTCCGAAATCAACATCAATGCCGACAATGTCAGACACACCGTTGAATCTTTCGCTGCGTGAGGCGCGTGATTTATTTGAAAAGGCTTATTTTGAGAAATTGATTGATCAAGAAAGCGGTAATATGACGCGTGTTGCCGAACGTGCAGGATTAGAGCGAACACATCTGTATCGTAAAATAAAATTGTTAGGTATAAAGTTACGAGGCCACTGA
- a CDS encoding DUF494 domain-containing protein, with amino-acid sequence MFDILVYLFENYFDSGSYPDSATLTRKLTMAGFDNDDINQALDWLSDLARHDTGNYPATLAQNSSFRCYTPFEIERIDTEGRGFIAFLEQAGMLNPLQRELLIDRVLAMDEGTASLEKIKLIVLTELWIQNQLTDHSILEKLLIVSDSHYRH; translated from the coding sequence ATGTTCGATATTCTCGTTTATTTATTTGAAAATTATTTTGATTCCGGAAGCTATCCAGATTCCGCCACACTAACGCGTAAACTCACTATGGCAGGATTTGATAATGATGATATTAATCAAGCGCTTGACTGGCTTTCTGACCTGGCACGGCATGACACAGGAAACTACCCGGCTACACTGGCACAAAACAGTTCATTTCGTTGCTATACCCCATTCGAAATAGAAAGAATTGATACTGAAGGAAGGGGGTTTATCGCTTTTCTGGAACAAGCCGGCATGCTTAATCCATTACAACGCGAATTATTGATCGACCGAGTGTTAGCGATGGATGAAGGGACAGCCAGCTTAGAGAAGATCAAATTGATTGTATTAACCGAATTGTGGATACAAAATCAACTGACAGACCATTCCATTCTGGAAAAGTTACTGATCGTCAGTGATTCACATTATCGTCATTAA
- a CDS encoding DUF4390 domain-containing protein yields the protein MRPVQFLHIKSLHIILMLLLPVIIFSMALARAEGGIQVKHVSVAPVDHGYELNVDSEIVLNSTLEQALEKGITLYFVTKFLLVDPRWYWFDKEVARSKLRIGLRYYALTRQYRLSHGPLSQSFYTLEEALRVLSRFRGRPIIAQSELKQGVEYIATLRVWLDLTRLPKPFQVETIGSKDWNLSSDALEWRMKLPLPTQDSDSEESL from the coding sequence ATGCGACCGGTACAGTTCCTGCATATCAAGTCCCTGCATATCATTCTGATGTTGTTATTGCCTGTCATTATATTTTCGATGGCCCTGGCGCGTGCTGAAGGCGGTATTCAGGTAAAGCATGTTAGCGTAGCGCCGGTGGATCATGGCTATGAGCTTAATGTCGATTCCGAAATCGTACTGAATTCTACCTTGGAGCAGGCGCTTGAAAAGGGTATTACCCTGTATTTTGTTACAAAATTTCTGTTGGTAGATCCGCGTTGGTATTGGTTTGATAAAGAAGTTGCGCGGAGTAAGTTGCGGATCGGTCTAAGATATTATGCACTGACTCGCCAATACCGTTTGAGCCATGGGCCCTTGTCACAAAGTTTTTATACGCTGGAAGAAGCATTACGGGTGTTGAGCCGGTTTCGCGGGCGGCCGATTATTGCACAGTCTGAATTAAAGCAAGGTGTCGAGTATATCGCCACATTGCGTGTATGGCTCGATTTGACACGCCTGCCTAAACCATTTCAGGTGGAAACGATTGGTTCCAAGGATTGGAATCTCAGTTCTGATGCGTTGGAATGGCGGATGAAATTACCGTTGCCAACGCAGGATTCTGATAGTGAAGAGAGTTTGTGA
- the dprA gene encoding DNA-processing protein DprA: protein MKILPDSESWLSLNLIDGLGGESIRRLLVAFGSPTAIFAANTRALECIVKKSVANNIKRGPNSDKISAALKWLEDPANSIITLADSDYPYLLLNIADPPPLLYLKGQRRLLSMPALAVVGSRNATPQGISNAETFAEAASNAGLCIVSGMALGIDTAAHRGGLRGSAASMAVVGTGLDIVYPAKNHQLAHELAKNGAIISEFPLGMPAIGHNFPRRNRIISGMTHACLVVEAALRSGSLITARQALEQGRDVLAIPGSIHSPLSKGCHALIKQGAKLVENTQDILDELGHHAIANTANTQEEIHTIHSAESALLLEHLGYDNVSIDTLCVRSGLTAEAVSAMLLTLELDGFIASLPGGCYQRIR from the coding sequence GTGAAAATTTTGCCAGATAGTGAATCCTGGCTCAGCCTCAACCTGATTGATGGTCTGGGTGGTGAATCAATACGCCGATTACTGGTTGCGTTTGGCAGCCCGACTGCAATCTTTGCTGCAAACACCCGCGCACTTGAGTGCATCGTAAAAAAATCCGTTGCAAACAATATTAAGCGGGGCCCTAACAGCGACAAAATATCGGCTGCACTTAAATGGCTGGAAGATCCAGCCAACTCGATCATTACACTGGCAGATTCAGATTATCCGTACCTGCTACTCAATATCGCTGATCCGCCACCACTTCTTTATCTTAAAGGACAACGCCGACTCCTGAGTATGCCCGCACTCGCCGTAGTAGGCAGCCGTAATGCAACGCCACAAGGGATTAGCAATGCCGAAACCTTTGCTGAAGCAGCCAGTAATGCAGGGCTCTGTATCGTTAGTGGAATGGCATTGGGCATTGATACCGCCGCACATCGAGGTGGTTTACGCGGCTCGGCCGCCAGCATGGCTGTAGTCGGCACCGGGCTCGATATTGTTTATCCGGCAAAAAACCATCAGCTTGCACATGAATTAGCAAAAAATGGCGCGATCATTTCCGAATTCCCATTGGGTATGCCAGCCATAGGTCATAATTTTCCGCGCCGAAATCGCATTATCAGCGGCATGACTCATGCCTGCCTGGTAGTAGAAGCAGCGCTGCGCAGCGGTTCACTGATTACGGCTCGCCAAGCGCTCGAGCAAGGACGTGATGTACTGGCCATTCCTGGCTCGATTCATTCGCCTCTCTCAAAAGGCTGCCATGCCCTGATCAAACAAGGTGCTAAACTGGTTGAGAATACGCAAGATATTCTCGACGAACTGGGCCATCACGCTATCGCTAATACAGCTAACACTCAGGAAGAAATCCACACGATACATTCAGCAGAAAGCGCATTACTACTCGAACATCTTGGGTATGATAACGTCAGTATCGATACCTTGTGTGTCCGCAGTGGCTTGACGGCTGAAGCAGTATCCGCCATGCTATTAACGCTTGAGTTAGACGGTTTCATTGCCAGTCTGCCAGGCGGCTGCTACCAACGCATACGGTAA
- a CDS encoding LysM peptidoglycan-binding domain-containing protein — translation MRKLIISKILFLSLFFVLPVQADNIVLRSDTPDHHVVLPGDTLWSIASRFLKDPWRWPQIWGLNRTQVKNPHKIYPGDIVVLEETANGSRLRLAKKKGMVKLSPSIRINRLSNAAIPSIPASAIEPFLSQPLVIEQNGLEKAPFLLGSSDRRVILSSGDTVYVHNLPTNQGVTWQIFRPGKALRDPDRNGQILGYEATYLGDAKVSIFANISTATITHSVQEILKGDRLVVSPDILFNNYIPRAPELPVKGRIISVYGGVNEIGKGAIITLNKGTHDHLEAGHVLAIYRESFVKAPEGKMVQLPDMRTGLAFIFRVFDQVSYALVMQSTQSIQIHDTVGIP, via the coding sequence ATGCGTAAGCTTATTATATCTAAGATTTTATTTCTAAGTTTGTTTTTTGTTTTACCTGTCCAAGCGGATAATATTGTACTTCGCAGTGACACACCCGATCACCATGTCGTCCTTCCAGGGGATACGTTGTGGAGTATCGCCTCCCGTTTTCTAAAAGACCCCTGGCGTTGGCCACAAATCTGGGGGCTCAATCGGACACAAGTCAAAAACCCACACAAAATTTACCCTGGTGACATTGTTGTACTGGAGGAAACAGCTAATGGAAGCCGGTTACGGCTCGCAAAAAAAAAGGGAATGGTTAAATTATCCCCCAGCATACGGATAAATCGCCTCAGTAACGCAGCCATCCCCAGTATTCCCGCAAGCGCTATCGAACCCTTTCTGAGCCAACCGCTCGTCATTGAACAAAACGGCCTTGAGAAAGCACCCTTCTTACTGGGATCCAGTGATCGTCGTGTCATACTCAGTAGCGGCGACACGGTCTATGTTCACAATTTACCGACAAACCAAGGCGTAACATGGCAGATATTTCGACCGGGAAAAGCTTTAAGAGACCCTGACCGGAACGGTCAAATCTTAGGTTATGAAGCGACTTATCTGGGTGATGCCAAAGTGAGCATTTTTGCTAACATCAGCACGGCAACCATTACGCATTCTGTTCAAGAAATCTTGAAAGGGGATCGGCTGGTTGTCTCTCCTGATATTTTATTCAACAATTACATCCCGCGCGCACCAGAACTGCCCGTAAAAGGACGTATTATTTCGGTCTACGGGGGTGTCAATGAGATCGGCAAAGGCGCAATTATCACACTTAACAAGGGCACACATGATCACCTGGAGGCTGGCCATGTACTCGCCATTTATCGGGAAAGTTTCGTCAAAGCACCAGAAGGCAAAATGGTGCAGCTACCAGACATGCGTACCGGTCTCGCTTTTATATTTCGAGTTTTTGATCAGGTGTCTTATGCACTCGTTATGCAAAGCACCCAATCCATTCAAATTCATGATACGGTAGGAATACCCTGA
- the fmt gene encoding methionyl-tRNA formyltransferase: MKIIFAGTPTFAATALEALIRAGHEIVLVLTQPDRPAGRGMKMAASAVKLLAQQYELTVLQPATLKSSTLCEQIRALEADVMIVAAYGLILPEALLTTSRYGCLNIHASLLPRWRGAAPIQRAILAGDRETGITIMQMDAGLDTGMMLLKQRIPITSGDTAQTLHDKLCALGAECIVEGLVFLQDKKLNPVLQDEWLACYASKIKKSEAEIDWRLTADQINDCVRAFNPNPGAYTYLQGSLLKIWQTKVVSEGVGRPGEIMAIGHDGIVVACGTGMILLEMVQKQGGRKLKAAEFLTGRQTLQPGDYFNSCDRTDTRND, from the coding sequence ATGAAAATTATTTTTGCTGGTACCCCGACATTTGCAGCTACTGCATTGGAAGCTTTGATTCGTGCTGGTCATGAAATCGTGCTGGTGTTGACACAGCCTGATCGCCCTGCAGGGAGGGGAATGAAAATGGCTGCCAGTGCGGTTAAGTTATTGGCGCAGCAATATGAATTAACAGTGTTGCAGCCTGCTACGTTGAAGTCGTCGACACTGTGCGAGCAAATCCGCGCATTAGAGGCTGATGTCATGATTGTCGCAGCATACGGATTGATTTTACCAGAGGCGTTATTAACGACTTCACGTTATGGCTGTCTCAATATTCATGCCTCTTTGTTGCCGCGCTGGCGTGGTGCTGCACCGATTCAGCGTGCGATATTAGCTGGTGATCGAGAAACCGGTATTACGATTATGCAAATGGACGCCGGTCTGGATACGGGCATGATGTTGTTAAAACAGCGTATTCCTATTACGTCGGGTGATACAGCGCAAACGCTGCACGATAAGTTATGTGCATTGGGTGCGGAGTGTATCGTGGAAGGGCTAGTGTTTTTACAGGACAAAAAACTGAATCCCGTTTTGCAGGATGAATGGTTGGCTTGCTACGCATCTAAAATAAAAAAATCAGAAGCTGAGATTGATTGGCGGCTGACTGCGGATCAAATAAATGATTGTGTGCGCGCCTTTAATCCAAATCCGGGTGCCTATACCTATCTTCAAGGAAGCCTGCTGAAGATTTGGCAAACCAAGGTTGTCTCGGAAGGTGTGGGTAGACCGGGTGAGATTATGGCGATAGGACATGACGGAATTGTTGTGGCCTGTGGTACGGGTATGATTTTACTGGAAATGGTGCAAAAGCAGGGTGGAAGAAAATTGAAAGCAGCAGAATTTCTGACCGGGCGCCAGACATTACAGCCCGGGGATTACTTTAATTCATGCGATCGGACTGATACCCGAAATGATTAA
- the def gene encoding peptide deformylase has protein sequence MTILKILQYPDERLHIVAATVPEVTDNIRILIKDMAETMYSAPGIGLAATQVDVHKRVIVIDISDTHNQLLTLINPEIVASSGESDYEEGCLSVPGVYGKVRRAESVTVQALDIEGNPFVLDADGLLAVCIQHEMDHLTGKVFVEYWSQLRQSRVIARLKKRQRSIM, from the coding sequence ATGACTATTCTAAAGATATTACAATATCCCGACGAGAGGCTGCATATCGTAGCGGCTACGGTGCCAGAAGTCACTGATAATATCAGAATCTTAATAAAAGATATGGCGGAAACCATGTACTCTGCACCAGGAATCGGTCTGGCAGCTACTCAGGTTGATGTTCACAAGCGTGTCATCGTGATTGATATATCGGATACACATAATCAATTACTCACATTAATTAATCCTGAGATTGTGGCGAGTAGTGGGGAATCTGATTATGAGGAAGGTTGCTTATCGGTGCCAGGTGTGTATGGGAAGGTACGGCGTGCTGAATCTGTGACAGTTCAGGCGTTGGACATTGAAGGCAACCCGTTTGTTTTGGATGCTGATGGCTTGCTTGCTGTGTGCATACAACATGAAATGGATCACCTGACTGGCAAGGTGTTTGTTGAATACTGGTCGCAATTGAGGCAATCGCGTGTCATCGCGAGACTGAAGAAAAGACAGCGTAGTATCATGTAA
- a CDS encoding sensor histidine kinase, with amino-acid sequence MKYVLIIGAGLGAVMLFLLATAGANTEFLERRYRLLIGLNIVLVLFLMVIVGYLLWRLRRRLKSGVFGSRLALRLLLIFSWMAILPGALVYAVSVQFLERSIESWFDVKVDRALEGGLNLGHTMLDNLLGELEKKAQVAALRLSEPNVLPLPVLNELLAQSQVQEATLFNQDGKVIAFSSINNQSLFPDMPNTAVMRHIRIQKAYRAVESIAGSGLYLRVVSPVNILNLKEDIRMVQLLQAVPQQLSKDAKRVQAGYRDYQELSLSRQGLTRLYSVTLTLALLLALFSALASASLISEKLSAPLGMLAEGTRAVAQGDFSRRHLVQSSDELGVLTESFNLMTQQLEEARATAQHNQQQVESARAHLESILANLSSGVLVFDDKLYLYKANRSAEQILQVPLISLDGSTIEGCVENEPQLSTLINEIRAGFDSGETDVWQRQITRSDGNQVLLLRGTRLPQISGGGGVVMFDDITHLLQVQRAVAWSEVARRLAHEIKNPLTPIQLSAERMLHKLAEKLNEQDERILRRSTETIVNQVEALKKMVNEFSEYARVPELELCQLNINALVREVLALYETENAAVEGGTCLQVQSLLAADLPSISGDSARLRQVLHNLLKNAQDALIDTPEPTIIVSTEMVQKGVQLSVSDNGGGFSEEVKAHAFEPYVTTKTKGTGLGLPIVKKIVEEHGGAIQIKNMKPYGARVSIILPVTGGNNALTTDYRAA; translated from the coding sequence GTGAAGTACGTGCTGATTATCGGCGCAGGATTGGGCGCTGTTATGCTTTTCTTGTTGGCGACGGCTGGTGCAAATACTGAATTTCTTGAGCGTCGATATCGCCTGCTGATTGGATTAAATATCGTCCTGGTTCTGTTTCTCATGGTGATCGTGGGATATTTGTTGTGGCGGCTGAGGCGCAGACTCAAGTCGGGTGTGTTTGGTTCCAGGTTGGCGTTACGCTTGCTTTTAATTTTTTCATGGATGGCAATCCTTCCAGGCGCATTGGTCTATGCGGTATCGGTGCAATTCCTGGAAAGAAGTATTGAATCCTGGTTCGATGTAAAAGTGGATCGTGCGTTGGAGGGAGGGTTGAATTTAGGGCACACTATGCTCGATAATTTGCTGGGAGAGTTGGAGAAAAAGGCGCAAGTTGCTGCATTGAGATTATCTGAACCGAACGTTCTGCCTTTACCCGTCCTCAATGAATTACTGGCGCAATCACAGGTACAGGAAGCGACATTGTTTAATCAGGATGGAAAGGTCATTGCTTTTTCCAGTATCAATAATCAATCCCTATTTCCGGATATGCCAAATACAGCGGTGATGCGCCATATCAGGATACAGAAGGCTTATCGCGCAGTAGAATCGATTGCCGGAAGTGGTTTGTATCTGAGAGTAGTGTCGCCAGTTAATATATTGAATCTGAAAGAAGACATTCGTATGGTACAGCTTTTGCAGGCGGTACCGCAACAGCTGTCAAAAGATGCAAAAAGAGTGCAGGCAGGGTATCGTGATTATCAGGAGCTGTCTCTGTCACGTCAGGGGTTGACTCGATTGTATAGTGTAACATTGACATTGGCGCTGCTATTGGCACTATTTTCTGCATTGGCTTCTGCATCGCTTATCAGTGAAAAACTGAGTGCGCCGCTGGGTATGTTGGCAGAGGGTACGCGTGCTGTGGCTCAGGGTGATTTCAGTCGGCGTCACTTAGTGCAGAGCAGCGATGAGCTGGGTGTGCTAACGGAATCTTTTAATCTAATGACGCAACAACTAGAAGAAGCGCGTGCGACAGCGCAGCATAACCAGCAACAGGTAGAAAGTGCCCGTGCTCATCTGGAGAGTATCTTAGCCAATCTTTCATCTGGTGTATTGGTATTTGATGACAAATTATACTTATATAAGGCCAATCGTAGTGCGGAACAGATTTTACAAGTTCCGTTAATCAGCCTGGATGGTTCAACTATAGAGGGCTGTGTTGAGAACGAGCCGCAGCTGAGTACACTGATCAATGAGATCCGGGCGGGTTTTGATTCAGGAGAAACAGATGTGTGGCAACGTCAGATAACCCGTTCTGATGGGAATCAGGTGTTATTACTGCGTGGAACACGCTTGCCGCAGATTTCGGGTGGGGGAGGCGTAGTGATGTTTGATGATATTACACACCTGTTACAGGTGCAGCGAGCGGTGGCATGGAGCGAGGTAGCGCGTCGCTTGGCGCATGAAATAAAAAATCCGCTGACCCCGATTCAGCTTTCGGCCGAGCGAATGCTGCATAAACTGGCAGAAAAATTGAATGAACAGGATGAAAGAATTCTACGTCGTTCTACAGAAACGATTGTTAATCAGGTCGAAGCGCTCAAGAAAATGGTTAATGAATTTAGTGAATACGCGCGCGTACCTGAGCTGGAGCTATGTCAGTTGAATATCAATGCGCTCGTGCGAGAGGTTCTGGCTTTGTACGAGACAGAAAATGCTGCGGTAGAGGGTGGCACCTGTTTGCAGGTTCAATCACTGCTTGCTGCTGATCTGCCATCTATAAGCGGTGATTCAGCTCGGCTACGCCAAGTGTTGCATAATCTTCTGAAGAATGCGCAGGATGCACTGATTGATACCCCTGAGCCGACAATTATCGTCTCTACAGAAATGGTACAAAAGGGTGTGCAACTCAGTGTCAGTGATAATGGCGGTGGCTTTTCTGAGGAAGTTAAGGCACATGCTTTTGAGCCGTATGTGACGACTAAAACCAAGGGGACAGGGTTGGGTCTGCCTATCGTCAAGAAAATTGTTGAAGAACATGGCGGCGCTATTCAAATAAAAAATATGAAACCCTATGGCGCGCGAGTTTCCATTATCTTGCCAGTCACAGGCGGCAATAATGCATTGACGACAGATTATAGAGCGGCGTGA